The following proteins are co-located in the Alkalihalobacillus sp. TS-13 genome:
- a CDS encoding AlwI family type II restriction endonuclease — protein MGLETKKLTYEKLRLAEKGDKNMPERKVWFITRPERDPKFHVDALQALKKATNNFEITWSRNRVVHKKYEEVLVSEALKRDNISHDGSGGRTWAAMLRTFGYVYITPSGSLSLTKVGTALLEGRKIRENVSKQILTLQIPNAYFLESGFRPKFENDFQIRPAKFLINLANQQNLDYFVTKEEITFFALTAKKDDELRSVTQKILKFRRASEDEKKDMKEMVASTYDHRERSDKGARDFASAHGDVAHTIMLLCDYTGLADYIRGDALRVPSEKHITTSKELIKLEARYPFNKRYLISLQRFSENAGLDVDSYKASSFGSIGPATNRNKSIKKVHQLLSSYPSIETLSVDEITAILEQELSQNEAKQYATTFKDYQYASLNEDFVESYLYEENDLVFEDKTAEILKAIGFKVMLRPKPVNDDVRTEIEILIHVDQKSICIIDAKNYKKKFTLSASLGSHMGSEYIPNYNGYEGKSVTFYGYVTANEFGGERNLEKITDKANKAIPNLHAKGAIFSAKALLGFLDYCLDNNFDQDKRKKMFISCFLNKGYNNVSEMI, from the coding sequence TTGGGTTTAGAAACGAAAAAACTTACTTATGAGAAACTTCGTTTAGCTGAAAAGGGGGATAAAAATATGCCTGAAAGAAAAGTATGGTTCATTACAAGACCAGAACGGGATCCTAAGTTTCATGTTGATGCACTACAGGCATTGAAAAAGGCAACAAACAATTTTGAAATTACTTGGTCAAGAAATCGAGTTGTCCACAAAAAGTATGAAGAAGTGTTAGTATCCGAGGCGCTTAAGCGTGATAACATTAGTCATGATGGATCAGGAGGAAGAACATGGGCTGCTATGCTCCGAACATTTGGATATGTCTATATTACACCTTCCGGATCACTTTCTCTCACTAAGGTAGGAACTGCATTACTTGAAGGAAGAAAGATACGTGAAAACGTGTCAAAGCAAATATTGACTCTGCAAATCCCAAATGCCTATTTTTTAGAAAGTGGTTTTCGGCCAAAATTTGAAAATGATTTTCAAATTAGACCTGCCAAATTTTTAATCAATCTTGCCAATCAACAAAATTTAGACTATTTTGTGACTAAAGAAGAAATTACTTTTTTTGCACTTACAGCAAAAAAAGATGATGAATTACGTTCTGTAACCCAAAAAATTCTAAAATTTAGACGTGCTAGTGAAGACGAAAAGAAAGATATGAAAGAAATGGTTGCCAGTACATACGATCATAGGGAACGTTCTGATAAAGGTGCACGAGATTTTGCTTCTGCACATGGAGATGTTGCACATACAATTATGTTGCTTTGTGATTATACTGGACTTGCAGATTATATACGAGGCGATGCCTTAAGAGTTCCATCTGAAAAGCATATAACCACATCCAAAGAACTCATAAAGCTAGAAGCAAGATATCCCTTCAACAAGCGATACCTTATATCCTTACAGCGCTTTTCTGAAAACGCCGGATTAGATGTTGACAGTTATAAAGCAAGCTCATTCGGGTCGATTGGTCCAGCAACTAATCGGAATAAAAGCATTAAAAAGGTGCACCAGTTGCTGTCATCATATCCATCTATAGAAACCCTTTCGGTAGATGAAATTACCGCTATTCTTGAACAAGAATTATCGCAAAACGAAGCTAAGCAATATGCTACTACATTCAAGGATTATCAATACGCTTCTTTAAACGAGGATTTTGTAGAATCATATTTATATGAAGAAAATGATCTAGTTTTTGAAGATAAAACAGCGGAAATACTAAAAGCGATTGGTTTTAAAGTGATGTTAAGACCAAAACCAGTGAATGATGATGTACGTACTGAAATTGAGATATTAATACACGTTGATCAGAAGAGCATATGCATTATTGATGCAAAAAATTACAAAAAGAAGTTTACTCTCTCTGCTTCACTCGGATCACACATGGGATCAGAATATATTCCCAATTATAACGGATACGAAGGGAAATCGGTTACCTTTTATGGATATGTCACAGCCAATGAATTTGGAGGTGAACGAAATTTAGAGAAAATTACCGATAAAGCTAATAAAGCCATCCCTAATTTACATGCTAAGGGAGCCATTTTTTCAGCAAAAGCTTTATTAGGGTTCTTGGATTATTGTTTAGATAATAACTTCGATCAGGATAAGCGCAAAAAGATGTTCATTTC
- a CDS encoding DUF6339 family protein: MTKLLNSDFLSELKARIPQNLDYYYEDNIWLNSYFKSLEPLEKEFLIRPVDLQVQESKNDKLDFENIKLLYGALKDMSLSIAADERVWAYMTHITYWDYMKKRWPIENVTDKHSKENFIKTHYFYGEKPRNRNGLARLWWIGYVTYDENLEDKFELTEFMVKNQDQDLTRMIMETATIARNRTAVTVILKVIRNLQNSDPSFSVRSFIRDVAKYINFTGSVTLWDSLDYKEVEESVNSMSEQWIRKKSLIVNQ; the protein is encoded by the coding sequence ATGACTAAGTTGCTTAATTCAGACTTTCTTTCGGAATTAAAAGCAAGAATACCCCAAAACTTGGATTATTATTATGAAGACAACATATGGTTAAATTCTTACTTTAAATCGTTAGAACCATTAGAAAAGGAGTTCTTAATACGACCAGTAGATTTACAAGTTCAGGAATCTAAAAACGACAAATTGGACTTTGAGAATATAAAGCTACTATATGGTGCGCTTAAGGATATGAGTTTATCGATAGCTGCGGACGAGAGAGTATGGGCCTATATGACACACATTACTTATTGGGACTACATGAAAAAACGTTGGCCTATAGAGAATGTAACTGATAAACATTCAAAAGAAAATTTTATTAAAACTCACTATTTTTATGGAGAAAAGCCTAGAAATAGAAATGGTTTAGCACGGCTTTGGTGGATAGGTTATGTTACATATGATGAAAACTTAGAAGATAAATTCGAACTTACTGAATTTATGGTAAAAAATCAAGATCAGGATTTAACAAGAATGATTATGGAGACAGCAACAATTGCAAGAAATCGTACAGCTGTCACGGTAATATTAAAGGTTATAAGAAATCTGCAAAATAGTGATCCTAGTTTTAGTGTAAGAAGTTTTATAAGAGATGTAGCTAAATATATAAACTTTACAGGAAGTGTTACATTATGGGATTCATTAGACTATAAAGAGGTGGAAGAGTCGGTGAATTCAATGAGTGAACAATGGATTAGAAAAAAAAGTTTAATTGTAAATCAATAA